Proteins from a genomic interval of Callospermophilus lateralis isolate mCalLat2 chromosome 1, mCalLat2.hap1, whole genome shotgun sequence:
- the LOC143402282 gene encoding olfactory receptor 2A2-like — protein MGGNQSWVTEFILVGFQLRAELEVFLFWVFSLLYIFSLLANGMILGLICLDPRLHTPMYFFLSHLAVLDMSYVSNNVPKMLANLMSQRRTISFVPCIMQTFLYLAFAATECLILVAMSYDRYVAICHPLQYAVIMSWRVCMALAVTSWSCGFILSLVHAVLLLRLPFCGPREVNHLFCEILSVLKLACADPWINQVVILAASVFVLVGPLCLMLVSYTRILLAILRIQSGEGRRKAFSTCSSHLCVVGLFFGIAMVVYMVPDSSQREEQEKRLSLFHSLFNPVLNPLIYSLRNSQVKEALRRALQKRSM, from the coding sequence ATGGGAGGCAACCAGTCATGGGTCACAGAATTCATCTTGGTGGGATTCCAGCTCAGAGCAGAGCTGGAGGTGTTCCTCTTCTGGGTCTTTTCCCTGTTGTACATCTTCAGCCTGCTGGCCAATGGCATGATCTTGGGACTCATTTGCCTGGACCCGAGACtgcacacccccatgtacttcttcctctcacACCTGGCTGTCCTTGACATGTCCTATGTTTCTAACAATGTCCCCAAGATGCTGGCAAACCTCATGAGCCAAAGAAGAACTATTTCCTTTGTTCCATGCATAATGCAGACATTCCTATATTTGGCTTTTGCTGCTACTGAGTGCTTGATATTGGTGGCAATGTCCTATGATCGGTATGTGGCCATCTGTCATCCCTTACAGTATGCTGTCATCATGAGCTGGAGAGTGTGCATGGCCCTGGCTGTCACTTCCTGGTCCTGTGGATTTATCCTCTCCCTGGTACATGCCGTGCTCCTCCTGAGGCTGCCCTTCTGTGGGCCTCGGGAAGTGAACCACCTGTTCTGTGAGATCCTCTCTGTCCTCAAGCTGGCCTGTGCTGACCCCTGGATCAACCAAGTGGTCATCCTTGCTGCCAGCGTTTTTGTCttagtggggcctctgtgcttaaTGCTGGTCTCCTACACGCGCATCCTGCTGGCCATCCTGAGGATCCAGTCTGGGGAGGGCCGCAGAAAGGCCTTCTCCACCTGCTCCTCCCACCTCTGTGTGGTGGGGCTCTTCTTTGGCATAGCCATGGTGGTTTACATGGTCCCAGACTCAAGTCAGCGAGAGGAGCAGGAGAAAAGGCTGTCGCTCTTTCATAGTCTCTTTAACCCAGTGCTGAATCCCCTtatctacagcctgaggaactCCCAGGTGAAGGAGGCCCTCCGCAGAGCCTTGCAGAAGAGGTCCATGTGA
- the LOC143402272 gene encoding olfactory receptor 2A7 produces MRNNMTSVTEFFLLGFPLGPKMQVLFFGLFSLFYAFTLLGNGAILALSCLDPRLHTPMYFFLSHLAIVDIAYACNTVPQMLLNLLDPAMPISFGGCMTQTFLFLTFAITECLLLVMMSYDRYVAICQPLRYSAIMSWRVCITLAVTSWTIGVLLSLIHLVLLLPLPFCMSQKINHFFCEIMAVLKLACADTHINENMVLAGAVSVLVGPFSSVVVSYVCILCAILRIQSGEGQRKAFSTCSSHLCVVGLFYGTAIITYVGPSYENPKEQKKYLLLFHSLFNPMLNPLIYSLRNSEVKNSLKRVLGIGITL; encoded by the coding sequence ATGAGAAACAATATGACATCTGTCACAGAATTCTTCCTCCTTGGATTTCCACTTGGCCCAAAGATGCAGGTGCTTTTCTTCGGGCTCTTCTCCCTCTTCTATGCCTTCACTCTGCTGGGGAATGGAGCCATCCTGGCTCTCAGCTGCCTGGACCCCAGACtgcacacccccatgtacttcttcctctcccaCCTGGCCATAGTGGACATCGCCTATGCCTGCAACACAGTGCCCCAGATGCTGCTGAACCTCTTGGACCCAGCCATGCCCATCTCCTTTGGGGGCTGCATGACCCAGACCTTTCTCTTTTTGACTTTTGCTATTACAGAATGTCTCCTCCTGGTGATGATGTCCTATGATAGGTATGTGGCCATCTGCCAACCCCTTCGATATTCTGCCATCATGAGCTGGAGAGTCTGCATCACCCTGGCAGTCACTTCCTGGACCATTGGAGTTCTCCTGTCCCTGATTCATCTAGTGTTACTCCTACCATTGCCCTTCTGTATGTCCCAAAAAATCAATCACTTTTTCTGTGAAATCATGGCTGTTCTCAAACTTGCCTGTGCAGATACCCATATCAATGAGAACATGGTCTTGGCTGGAGCAGTATCTGTGCTGGTGGGGCCATTCTCCTCAGTTGTAGTATCATACGTGTGCATCCTCTGTGCCATCCTAAGAATCCAGTCAGGGGAGGGTCAAAGAaaagccttctccacctgctCCTCTCACCTCTGTGTGGTTGGACTCTTTTATGGTACAGCCATTATCACATATGTTGGACCCAGTTATGAGAACCCCAAAGAGCAGAAGAAATATCTCCTGCTGTTTCACAGCCTTTTCAATCCCATGCTCAACCCCCTGATTTACAGTCTCAGAAACTCAGAAGTGAAGAATTCTTTGAAGAGAGTGCTGGGAATAGGGATAACTCTGTGA
- the LOC143402264 gene encoding olfactory receptor 2A1/2A42-like yields the protein MEENQTMVTEFILLGFCLGQRIHVILFGIFSLFYAFTLLGNGAILALSCLDPRLHTPMYFFLSHLAIVDIAYACNTVPRMLLNLLDPAMPISFRCCMTQTFLFLTFAHTECLLLVMMSYDRYVAICLPLRYSAIMSWRVCITLVVTSWACGSLLALVHLVLILRLPFCGPLEVNHFFCEILSVLKLACADTRLNQVVIFAACVFVLVGPLCWVLVSYTRILLAILRIQSGEGRRKAFSTCSSHLCVVGLFFGSAIVMYMAPESRHPEEQQKILSLFYSLFNPMLNPLIYSLRNAEVRGALQRALYKEGHSQLL from the coding sequence ATGGAGGAAAATCAGACAATGGTCACAGAGTTCATCCTCCTGGGATTTTGtcttggccaaaggattcatGTAATTCTTTTTGGAATTTTCTCCCTCTTCTATGCCTTCACTCTGCTGGGGAATGGGGCCATCCTGGCTCTCAGCTGCCTGGACCCCAGACtgcacacccccatgtacttcttcctctcccaCCTGGCCATAGTGGACATCGCCTATGCCTGCAACACAGTGCCCCGGATGCTGCTGAACCTCCTGGATCCCGCCATGCCCATCTCCTTCAGGTGCTGCATGACCCAGACCTTTCTCTTTTTGACTTTTGCTCACACAGAATGTCTTCTCCTGGTGATGATGTCCTATGATAGGTATGTGGCCATCTGCCTCCCCCTCCGGTATTCTGCCATCATGAGCTGGAGAGTCTGCATCACTCTGGTAGTGACTTCCTGGGCATGTGGCTCCCTCCTGGCCCTGGTCCACCTGGTCCTCATCCTGAGGCTGCCCTTCTGTGGGCCTCTCGAGGTCAACCACTTCTTCTGTGAGATCCTGTCTGTCCTCAAGCTGGCCTGTGCCGACACCAGGCTCAACCAAGTCGTCATCTTTGCAGCCTGCGTGTTTGTCCTGGTGGGGCCCCTGTGCTGGGTGCTGGTGTCCTACACGCGCATCCTGCTGGCCATCCTGAGGATCCAGTCAGGGGAGGGCCGCAGAAAGGCCTTCTCCACCTGCTCCTCCCACCTCTGTGTGGTGGGGCTCTTCTTTGGCAGCGCCATCGTCATGTACATGGCCCCCGAGTCCCGCCACCCTGAGGAGCAGCAGAAGATCCTCTCCCTGTTCTACAGCCTTTTCAACCCCATGCTGAACCCCCTgatctacagcctgaggaacgCAGAGGTCAGGGGTGCCCTGCAGAGGGCGCTGTACAAAGAAGGTCATTCCCAGCTGCTCTGA